One window from the genome of Eucalyptus grandis isolate ANBG69807.140 chromosome 7, ASM1654582v1, whole genome shotgun sequence encodes:
- the LOC120295676 gene encoding LRR receptor-like serine/threonine-protein kinase ERL2: MERDRGTNDCFLSQMKEREKFKAARNGEIVSEDWKKVKWWYLLRLFAYSPPKRLEAFEPKLVTPCLKQEIEKLVLGLFIPLGVAQGLAFLHHDCHPPIIHRDVKLTNILLDANLEARIADFNLARMMLRKNKIVSIVAGSYGNMTLGIMYPYCYFTDHGNEKLPIS; this comes from the exons atggagagggacAGAGGAACAAACGActgttttctttctcaaatgaaggaaagagaaaagtttaaaGCCGCAAGAAATGGAGAG ATAGTtagtgaagattggaagaaagTGAAATGGTGGTATCTTTTGAGATTGTTTGCATATAGTCCTCCTAAGAGATTAGAGGCTTTTGAGCCTAAATTGGTCACTCCTTGTCTGAAGCAAGAGATTGAGAAGCTGGTATTAGGATTGTTTATACCACTTGGTGTCGCCCAAGGGCTTGCTTTTCTCCACCATGATTGCCATCCCCCGATCATTCATCGAGATGTCAAGTTGACCAACATTTTGCTCGATGCGAACCTAGAAGCCAGAATTGCCGATTTCAACTTGGCAAGAATGATGCTCCGGAAGAACAAAATAGTATCGATAGTGGCAGGGTCCTATGGAAACATGACGCTTG GGATTATGTACCCGTATTGTTATTTCACTGACCACGGGAATGAAAAGCTCCCCATCTCTTAG
- the LOC120295677 gene encoding F-box protein DOR-like codes for MIVPEHLLIEILKRLPVKSLCQFTCVSTRWRSLVSDPYFIDLHLTHSATRPKLLVGFHDPDDERGGVFSVDQLEPHNGRAQIATLPFSFHGWTGPFVLQSQQGLVSLKVGGHIQITNPLTGMYATFGFPRITERYASFSCYQQMHSFGFDPVERKHKVLSTRVIIMGGLDGRLIMESWVLTLGTEKWRQVEGCAAHDKKGREVCFDGVVYYMAWSCLHGVHGDDYLVAFDVRTESFRMITIPAEAHKDIHRALLIKFEEHVAMVDRNKALSCEEIIMWIPEDFDQEIWKKRVFSLPSYWKEIAPDRRVFPVGTVRSGELLFAPRTLSKPVCMFYYNLKTNSLRRSEICGLDDVSPEFCALTF; via the coding sequence ATGATCGTCCCCGAACACCTGTTGATCGAGATCCTAAAAAGACTCCCCGTCAAATCGCTTTGCCAATTCACTTGCGTCTCCACTCGTTGGCGCTCTCTCGTCTCCGATCCTTACTTCATCGACTTGCATTTGACTCACTCCGCGACTCGCCCGAAACTCCTTGTTGGTTTCCACGACCCAGATGATGAGCGTGGAGGAGTCTTCTCAGTCGACCAACTTGAGCCTCACAACGGTCGAGCCCAGATCGCTACACTGCCCTTTTCATTTCATGGCTGGACTGGTCCTTTCGTTTTGCAGTCTCAACAAGGCCTCGTCAGCCTCAAAGTCGGCGGTCACATCCAAAttacaaatcccctgacagggATGTATGCGACTTTCGGATTTCCTAGAATAACCGAGCGATATGCTTCTTTTTCGTGTTATCAACAAATGcattcttttggattcgatccTGTCGAGAGGAAGCATAAGGTTCTGAGCACACGTGTGATTATTATGGGAGGGCTCGATGGCAGGTTGATCATGGAGTCATGGGTGCTCACCCTGGGGACAGAGAAGTGGAGGCAGGTCGAAGGTTGTGCAGCCCATGATAAGAAGGGTCGCGAGGTCTGCTTCGATGGGGTGGTCTATTACATGGCTTGGAGTTGTTTGCATGGCGTCCATGGGGATGATTACCTGGTGGCGTTTGATGTTAGGACGGAGAGTTTTCGCATGATTACAATTCCCGCCGAAGCCCACAAAGATATACACAGAGCCCTCCTTATTAAATTCGAGGAGCACGTTGCGATGGTGGATCGTAACAAGGCTCTGTCTTGTGAGGAGATTATTATGTGGATCCCGGAGGACTTTGATCAGGAAATATGGAAGAAGAGAGTTTTCAGCTTGCCCTCATATTGGAAGGAGATTGCCCCGGACCGCCGAGTTTTTCCAGTGGGTACGGTTCGTTCTGGTGAACTATTGTTCGCGCCTCGAACCTTATCAAAGCCTGTGTGCATGTTTTACTACAACTTGAAGACCAACAGCTTAAGGCGGAGTGAAATTTGCGGGTTGGATGATGTGTCTCCTGAATTTTGTGCTTTGACTTTTTAA
- the LOC120295678 gene encoding F-box only protein 12-like, whose product MGHPSLSSFGPVPFALLGLLSQGPTEKQPRRTREEEATGENAGLTELPTKIISNILSRLPVKTLLRIRSVSKGWRSIIDHRSFADLVLAQSLRCSDVTSLISIVGNIKPTHFGCRFFSLDHQTGFAVPLGQLDQTIISTGQEWQSVNGLICFDIGDLTYLCNISTREVRVLPPARPKFPVHLHRGMRSFSALGFDPVTRRYKVMKTWVSNNLNHAGEVITANKILTLGTNSWRKINSGPINFPCGGSVCINGSIHFLTLDLMSNKIIVAFDVETEKFRTLALPDGAPNQVHKMKLIAFGGCLTVLDYEHLEDENTISMYVLEDYKNRVWMERPIVLPRSWKEDLSRSEEFHVSSVRAGEILLAPKVTASEVYFLSYDVEKGTLKKVQVHGLPPSLLRSPVIIACAPIGYVHSILALSEV is encoded by the exons ATGGGTCACCCGTCGTTGTCGTCGTTCGGACCTGTTCCGTTCGCGTTGCTTG GTTTGCTTTCACAGGGTCCGACGGAGAAGCAGCCAAGAAGAACTCGCGAGGAGGAGGCTACTGGAGAGAACGCGGGGTTGACGGAGCTGCCCACCAAGATAATCTCCAACATACTGTCGAGGCTGCCGGTGAAGACGCTCCTGCGGATCAGGTCCGTTTCGAAGGGCTGGCGCTCCATCATCGACCACCGGTCGTTCGCTGATTTAGTCTTGGCTCAGTCACTCCGTTGCTCCGACGTCACCTCGCTCATATCCATCGTCGGCAACATCAAGCCGACTCACTTCGGCTGCAGGTTCTTCAGCTTGGACCATCAGACTGGATTCGCGGTTCCCTTGGGCCAACTGGACCAGACCATCATCTCGACCGGGCAGGAGTGGCAAAGCGTCAACGGGTTGATTTGCTTCGACATCGGGGACCTTACGTACCTGTGCAACATCAGCACCAGAGAGGTCAGGGTCCTTCCGCCCGCGCGTCCCAAATTCCCCGTCCATTTGCACCGCGGTATGCGCAGCTTCAGCGCCTTGGGCTTCGATCCCGTCACGAGACGGTACAAAGTCATGAAGACGTGGGTTTCGAACAACCTCAACCATGCGGGCGAAGTTATCACGGCGAACAAGATTCTGACGTTGGGAACCAATTCGTGGAGGAAAATCAATAGCGGCCCTATCAATTTTCCCTGCGGAGGCAGCGTTTGCATTAATGGAAGCATTCATTTCCTCACGCTTGACTTGATGAGCAACAAAATAATAGTGGCGTTCGATGTCGAGACCGAGAAGTTTAGGACTTTAGCATTGCCCGATGGTGCCCCGAATCAGGTGCATAAGATGAAGTTAATAGCATTTGGAGGCTGTCTGACGGTGTTGGACTATGAGCATCTTGAGGATGAAAACACCATATCAATGTATGTACTAGAGGATTACAAAAATCGAGTTTGGATGGAACGTCCAATCGTGCTGCCCCGTAGTTGGAAAGAGGATCTAAGTCGTTCTGAGGAGTTTCACGTCAGTAGTGTCCGTGCCGGAGAAATCTTGCTTGCTCCAAAGGTTACGGCTAGTGAAGTGTACTTCCTGTCTTATGATGTAGAGAAGGGGACTCTGAAGAAGGTTCAAGTCCATGGTCTACCGCCGTCTCTATTAAGGAGTCCTGTTATCATCGCCTGCGCACCCATCGGATATGTGCATAGCATTTTGGCTTTGAGTGAGGTTTAG